From a single Nicotiana tomentosiformis chromosome 2, ASM39032v3, whole genome shotgun sequence genomic region:
- the LOC138904985 gene encoding uncharacterized protein: MDVLTRHIQGEVSWCMLFADNIVLIDEMRCGVNDRLEMWRRTLESKGFKLSRTKNEYLECKFSVGMQEIEVEVKFDTQVISKRDSFKYLGSVIQGKWEIDEDVTLVLKRDE; this comes from the coding sequence ATGGACGTGCTAACGCGCCACATTCAGGGGGAGGTttcatggtgtatgttatttgcagatAACATAGTGCTAATCGATGAGATGCGTTGCGGGGTTAACGATCGACTGGAGATGTGGAGAaggaccctggagtctaaaggtttcaagttgagtaggacaaaaaatgaatacttggagtgcaagttcagtgtgGGGATGCAGGAAATAGAAGTAGAGGTAAAGTTTGATACACAAGTCATCTCCAAGAGAGATAGTTTTAAATATCTTGGGTCTGTTATTCAGGGAAAatgggagattgacgaggatgttactCTCGTATTGAAGCGGGATGAATGA